In a single window of the Montipora capricornis isolate CH-2021 chromosome 11, ASM3666992v2, whole genome shotgun sequence genome:
- the LOC138023909 gene encoding uncharacterized protein has product MDSKIKYKSLLVKNEAANALVTVNFYPNWEVVCWVPHTSIIILPGDTFSLSREKGCKIELIARFKDNKRQKEVLLKPQLWAKDKLLRITDSLAVEMSGLSDEEKKRCLQKMNREKELDLLEGGCNLYGILRLNMKEVRAMKKEEQDEEITNAFKRELRIWHRDCHPEGDDDIAREVIIAYAILGNREKRATYNNMADYDSGWLSLRWFKAVFSPECETVEQRLAWIKRMALLALSVGLTIGGILSIVLTAGFSSPFLTCAVMGGLKALQTTISKEAVVDGCDVGKWLLSTGIGYLIAFLPGGAAIGVSAMEGSFISVAEVIGIRTAIASGCAIASSLTEDAKKKFVYGEEVTLKQAMGHAACQAAAAATGCLAGAAVSRFVPAVTQSSRTAATSIENAVEEKVLLLSDQAQGLGQKIPARLAGKASEMVLTEAAEFAEKHCVQEFVKNGRSGEDGVDMQSCLPPREHDEVLNPVDKCKPTDVGIVRYASQGYWFSKMVVSYVLEGEKKTLEKRGNGSVIKIPSTAEKIEVSFKVLRPPWVDIKKYDRFQGCWCNPIEPHIFYYGTPPTRTFTIGGPLGWESVIKITNERFHETKEM; this is encoded by the coding sequence ATGGACAGCAAAATCAAGTATAAGTCGCTGTTGGTAAAAAATGAAGCTGCTAATGCTCTAGTCACAGTCAACTTCTATCCCAACTGGGAAGTCGTTTGCTGGGTACCTCATACATCAATCATAATCTTGCCAGGTGATACTTTTTCTCTGTCTCGAGAAAAGGGATGCAAAATAGAGCTTATTGCAAGATTCAAAGATAACAAGAGACAGAAAGAGGTTCTATTGAAACCGCAATTATGGGCCAAAGACAAACTATTAAGGATCACCGACAGTCTTGCTGTTGAAATGAGTGGTCTTTCCGATGAAGAGAAAAAACGCTGCCTTCAAAAAATGAACAGAGAGAAAGAACTAGATTTACTTGAGGGAGGATGCAATCTCTACGGCATTCTGCGGCTCAACATGAAAGAAGTACGTGCCATGAAGAAAGAAGAACAAGATGAAGAAATAACAAATGCCTTCAAAAGAGAATTACGGATATGGCACCGTGATTGCCATCCCGAAGGCGATGATGACATTGCACGAGAGGTCATAATCGCGTACGCGATTCTCGGAAATCGAGAAAAGCGAGCAACGTACAACAACATGGCTGACTACGATAGTGGGTGGCTTTCTCTAAGATGGTTCAAGGCTGTCTTTTCGCCTGAGTGTGAAACTGTGGAACAAAGATTAGCTTGGATCAAGAGAATGGCTTTACTAGCTTTGTCTGTTGGGCTTACAATTGGTGGAATCCTGTCCATAGTTCTAACTGCTGGCTTTTCGTCACCGTTCCTAACGTGTGCAGTAATGGGTGGCTTGAAAGCCTTACAGACAACTATAAGCAAAGAAGCCGTTGTTGATGGATGCGACGTTGGGAAATGGCTCTTATCGACAGGGATTGGATACCTTATTGCATTTCTTCCTGGAGGTGCAGCCATAGGGGTATCTGCTATGGAGGGAAGTTTTATTTCAGTAGCTGAAGTGATAGGTATCAGAACAGCTATTGCTTCTGGATGTGCAATTGCATCGTCACTGACTGAGGATGCCAAGAAGAAATTTGTTTACGGAGAGGAAGTCACATTGAAGCAAGCAATGGGTCATGCAGCTTGCCAGGCTGCGGCAGCTGCCACTGGATGTCTGGCAGGAGCTGCCGTTTCCAGGTTTGTGCCAGCAGTCACACAAAGTTCTCGAACGGCAGCTACAAGTATTGAAAATGCAGTTGAAGAGAAGGTGTTGCTACTGTCTGATCAAGCACAAGGTCTGGGTCAGAAAATTCCAGCTCGGCTAGCTGGGAAGGCCTCGGAGATGGTGCTTACGGAAGCAGCCGAGTTTGCAGAAAAGCATTGCGTTCAGGAATTTGTGAAAAATGGACGCAGCGGAGAAGACGGTGTTGATATGCAAAGCTGCCTTCCTCCAAGAGAGCACGATGAGGTTCTCAATCCTGTGGACAAATGCAAACCCACAGATGTCGGAATCGTTAGGTACGCTTCGCAAGGATATTGGTTTTCTAAAATGGTTGTTAGCTATGTTCTAGAAGGAGAGAAAAAAACTCTCGAAAAGAGAGGTAATGGAAGTGTAATAAAAATTCCTTCCACCGCAGAGAAAATTGAGGTGAGCTTTAAAGTGCTTCGTCCACCCTGGGTTGACATTAAAAAGTATGATCGCTTTCAAGGGTGCTGGTGTAACCCTATCGAACCGCATATCTTTTATTATGGTACTCCACCAACTCGCACGTTTACTATTGGAGGCCCTCTCGGGTGGGAATCTGTAATAAAAATCACAAACGAACGcttccatgaaacaaaagaaatgtaa